Proteins from a single region of Salipiger sp. H15:
- a CDS encoding Zn-dependent hydrolase, translating to MAAPGENLRIDGDRLWDSLMEMAKIGPGVAGGNNRQTLTDEDAEGRTLFQGWCEAAGLTMGVDAMGTMFATRPGEDPDALPVYVGSHLDTQPTGGKYDGVLGVLGALEAVRTMNDLGIKTKHPIVVTNWANEEGARFAPAMLASGVFAGVHDLEYAYGRKDLEGKSYGDELKRIGWKGEEEVGARKMHAYYELHIEQGPILEAEGKDIGVVTHCQGLWWLEFTLTGRAAHTGSTPMNMRVNAGLAMSRIFEMVQEVAMAAQPGAVGGVGQVTFSPNSRNVLPGSVVFTVDIRSPDQSKLDAMRAEIERRAPQICAELGVGCAVEPVGHFDPVTFAPELVENVRKAAERLGYSLLDIISGAGHDACWAAKVAPATMVMCPCVNGISHNEDEEISKEWAAAGTDVLFHAVLETAEIVA from the coding sequence ATGGCGGCACCGGGCGAGAACCTCCGGATCGATGGCGACCGACTCTGGGACAGCCTGATGGAGATGGCCAAGATCGGGCCGGGCGTCGCCGGGGGCAATAACCGCCAGACGCTGACCGACGAGGACGCCGAGGGCCGCACGCTGTTCCAGGGTTGGTGCGAGGCCGCGGGCCTGACCATGGGCGTCGATGCCATGGGCACCATGTTCGCCACCCGCCCCGGCGAGGACCCGGACGCGCTGCCGGTCTACGTCGGCTCGCACCTCGACACGCAGCCGACGGGCGGCAAGTACGACGGCGTGCTGGGCGTCTTGGGTGCGCTCGAGGCGGTGCGCACGATGAACGACCTCGGCATCAAGACGAAACACCCGATCGTGGTCACCAACTGGGCCAACGAGGAGGGCGCGCGCTTTGCCCCCGCCATGCTGGCCTCGGGCGTCTTTGCCGGGGTGCATGACCTGGAATACGCCTACGGGCGCAAGGATCTCGAGGGCAAGAGCTACGGCGACGAGCTGAAGCGTATCGGCTGGAAGGGTGAGGAAGAGGTCGGCGCGCGCAAGATGCACGCCTATTACGAGCTGCACATCGAGCAGGGCCCGATCCTCGAGGCCGAGGGCAAGGACATCGGCGTGGTCACCCATTGCCAGGGGCTCTGGTGGCTCGAGTTCACCCTGACCGGCCGCGCCGCGCACACCGGCTCGACCCCGATGAACATGCGGGTGAACGCGGGTCTCGCCATGAGCCGGATCTTCGAGATGGTGCAGGAGGTGGCCATGGCCGCCCAGCCCGGTGCCGTCGGCGGCGTGGGGCAGGTGACCTTCTCGCCCAACTCGCGCAACGTGCTGCCGGGCAGCGTGGTCTTCACCGTCGACATCCGCTCACCCGACCAGTCCAAGCTCGACGCGATGCGCGCCGAGATCGAGCGCCGCGCGCCTCAGATCTGCGCCGAGCTCGGTGTCGGCTGCGCGGTCGAGCCGGTGGGCCATTTCGACCCGGTCACCTTCGCCCCCGAGCTGGTCGAGAACGTGCGCAAGGCCGCCGAGCGGCTGGGGTATTCGCTCCTCGACATCATCTCGGGCGCGGGCCACGACGCGTGCTGGGCCGCCAAGGTGGCGCCTGCGACCATGGTCATGTGCCCCTGCGTGAACGGCATCTCGCACAACGAGGACGAGGAGATCTCGAAGGAGTGGGCCGCCGCAGGCACCGACGTGCTCTTCCATGCGGTGCTCGAGACCGCGGAGATCGTCGCCTGA
- a CDS encoding TetR family transcriptional regulator C-terminal domain-containing protein produces the protein MPAPPATKPEKTPQKKPSRIQIRNRRKIMDAALDVFSQHGFRGATLDQIAEAAGMSKPNLIYYFDGKEAIHVALLNALMTEWLDPLREMDPEGDPLAELLAYVARKMEMSRQFPRESRLFAIEIIQGAPRMLPHLESDLKPLFDEKCALIAGWMAAGRLAPQDPQQLIMSIWALTQHFADFDTQVRVLVPDEAAGWAAANTHVETIFRAILTPRG, from the coding sequence ATGCCCGCTCCTCCCGCGACAAAGCCCGAAAAGACGCCTCAAAAGAAGCCCAGCCGAATCCAGATCCGCAACCGCCGCAAGATCATGGATGCCGCGCTCGACGTGTTCTCCCAGCACGGATTCCGCGGCGCGACGCTCGACCAGATCGCCGAGGCCGCGGGCATGTCCAAGCCCAACCTCATCTACTATTTCGACGGCAAGGAGGCGATCCACGTCGCCCTGCTGAACGCGCTGATGACCGAGTGGCTCGACCCGCTGCGCGAGATGGATCCCGAGGGCGATCCGCTGGCGGAACTCCTCGCCTACGTCGCGCGCAAGATGGAGATGAGCCGCCAGTTCCCGCGCGAGAGCCGGCTCTTCGCGATCGAGATCATCCAGGGCGCGCCGCGGATGCTGCCCCACCTGGAGAGTGACCTGAAGCCGCTCTTCGACGAGAAATGCGCGCTGATCGCGGGCTGGATGGCGGCGGGCAGGCTCGCCCCGCAGGACCCGCAGCAGCTCATCATGTCGATCTGGGCTCTGACCCAGCACTTCGCCGACTTCGACACGCAGGTACGGGTGCTGGTGCCTGACGAGGCGGCGGGCTGGGCGGCCGCCAATACGCATGTCGAGACGATCTTCCGGGCGATCCTGACGCCCAGGGGGTGA
- a CDS encoding GNAT family N-acetyltransferase, protein MRRATEADIPACAAVVNGWIDATAWFPRVHSAEEVEGFLREAFPEREIWVIGDPVEGYLSVDPGAGKVGALYCARSGAGLGKALMDKAKEGRDRLFLHTHVANEAARRFYAREGFVEAGAVDPEPPHESPELRMEWAR, encoded by the coding sequence GTGAGGCGCGCCACCGAGGCCGACATTCCCGCCTGCGCGGCGGTGGTGAACGGCTGGATCGACGCCACGGCGTGGTTCCCGCGCGTGCACAGCGCCGAGGAGGTCGAGGGCTTCCTGCGCGAGGCCTTCCCCGAGCGCGAGATCTGGGTGATCGGCGATCCGGTCGAAGGGTATCTTTCGGTCGACCCCGGGGCGGGCAAGGTCGGGGCGCTCTACTGCGCGCGCAGCGGCGCGGGGCTGGGCAAGGCGCTGATGGACAAGGCAAAGGAAGGGCGCGACCGGCTCTTCCTGCACACGCATGTGGCCAACGAGGCGGCGCGGCGCTTCTACGCGCGCGAGGGCTTCGTCGAGGCGGGCGCGGTCGATCCCGAGCCGCCGCATGAGTCGCCCGAGCTGCGGATGGAGTGGGCGCGATGA
- a CDS encoding ABC transporter permease subunit, translating into MRKVLPVLTVVLAILVIWYGAAVMLNRQWVLDQAARQDRVLTTSELIAETWAQDKPKLPAPHQVAAELWDTVVMKKPTSKRSLVYHAWVTMSATVLGFGLGTLLGFALAVGIVYNRVMDRSVMPWVIASQTIPILAIAPMIIVVLNAMGISGLLPKAMISMYLSFFPVVVGMVKGLRSPDAMQLDQMRTWSATRAQEFRRLRLPASMPYLFASMKIAMAASLVGAIVGELPTGAVAGLGARLLAGSYYGQTIQIWSALLMAAALAAALVGLIGLIQRITLKRMGMA; encoded by the coding sequence ATGAGGAAGGTCCTTCCCGTCCTGACCGTCGTGCTGGCCATCCTGGTGATCTGGTACGGCGCCGCGGTGATGCTCAACCGGCAATGGGTGCTCGACCAGGCGGCGCGGCAGGACCGCGTGCTGACCACCTCTGAGCTGATCGCCGAGACCTGGGCGCAGGACAAGCCCAAGCTGCCCGCGCCGCACCAGGTGGCGGCCGAGCTCTGGGACACGGTGGTGATGAAGAAGCCCACTTCGAAACGCAGCCTCGTCTACCACGCCTGGGTGACGATGAGCGCGACGGTGCTAGGCTTCGGCCTCGGCACGCTGCTCGGCTTCGCGCTGGCGGTGGGCATCGTCTACAACCGGGTGATGGACCGCTCGGTGATGCCTTGGGTGATCGCCAGCCAGACCATCCCGATCCTTGCCATCGCGCCGATGATCATCGTGGTGCTGAACGCCATGGGCATCTCGGGCCTGCTGCCGAAGGCGATGATCTCGATGTACCTGTCGTTCTTCCCGGTGGTCGTCGGCATGGTGAAGGGGCTGCGCAGCCCGGACGCCATGCAGCTCGACCAGATGCGCACCTGGAGCGCCACGCGCGCGCAGGAGTTCCGGCGGCTGCGGCTGCCGGCCTCGATGCCCTATCTCTTCGCCTCGATGAAGATCGCCATGGCGGCGAGCCTCGTCGGTGCCATCGTCGGCGAGCTGCCGACCGGCGCAGTGGCCGGGCTCGGCGCGCGGCTTCTCGCGGGCAGCTACTACGGCCAGACCATCCAGATCTGGTCGGCGCTGCTGATGGCGGCGGCGCTGGCGGCGGCGCTGGTGGGGCTGATCGGGCTCATCCAGCGCATCACCCTCAAGCGGATGGGCATGGCATGA
- the hydA gene encoding dihydropyrimidinase yields the protein MSTVIKGGTIVTADLSYEADVLIEGGRIVEIGQNLKGDEVLDASGCYVMPGGIDPHTHLEMPFMGTYSADDFDSGTRAALAGGTTMVVDFALPSPGQGLLDALQMWDNKSTRAHCDYSFHMAVTWWSEQVFNEMKEVVDRGITTFKHFMAYKGALMVNDDELFASFQRCAELGAIPLVHAENGDVVAELSARLLAAGNNGPEAHAYSRPPQVEGEATNRAIMIADMAGVPLYVVHVSCEESHEAIRRARQAGKRVWGEPLIQHLTLDESEYANADWDHAARRVMSPPFRNKTHQDSLWAGLASGSLSCVATDHCAFTTAQKRFGVGDFTKIPNGTGGLEDRLPMLWTQGVVTGRLTPQEFVAVTSTNIAKILNIYPRKGAILVGADADIVVLDPKREKVISAKAQQSAIDYNVFEGMTVKGLPRFVLSRGKVSVTEGAMSSQEGHGQFVARPPAGPVSRALSSWKELTAPRKVERTGIPASGV from the coding sequence ATGTCCACAGTGATCAAGGGCGGCACCATCGTCACCGCCGATCTGAGCTACGAGGCCGACGTGCTGATCGAGGGCGGCCGCATCGTGGAGATCGGCCAGAACCTCAAGGGCGACGAGGTGCTGGATGCCTCGGGCTGCTACGTGATGCCGGGCGGGATCGACCCGCACACCCACCTCGAGATGCCCTTCATGGGCACCTATTCGGCCGACGACTTCGACAGCGGCACCCGCGCGGCGCTGGCCGGGGGCACCACCATGGTGGTCGACTTCGCGCTGCCCTCGCCGGGGCAGGGGCTGCTCGACGCGCTGCAGATGTGGGACAACAAGTCGACCCGCGCGCATTGCGACTACTCCTTCCACATGGCGGTGACCTGGTGGAGCGAGCAGGTGTTCAACGAGATGAAGGAGGTGGTGGACCGCGGCATCACCACCTTCAAGCACTTCATGGCCTACAAGGGCGCGCTGATGGTGAACGACGACGAGCTCTTCGCCTCGTTCCAGCGCTGCGCCGAGCTGGGGGCGATCCCGCTGGTCCATGCCGAGAACGGCGACGTGGTGGCCGAGCTCTCGGCGCGGCTGCTCGCCGCCGGCAACAACGGCCCCGAGGCGCATGCCTATTCGCGCCCGCCGCAGGTCGAGGGCGAGGCCACCAACCGCGCCATCATGATCGCCGACATGGCGGGCGTGCCGCTCTACGTGGTCCACGTCAGCTGCGAGGAAAGCCACGAGGCGATCCGCCGCGCGCGGCAGGCGGGCAAGCGGGTCTGGGGCGAGCCGCTGATCCAGCACCTGACGCTGGACGAGAGCGAATACGCCAACGCCGACTGGGATCACGCCGCGCGCCGGGTGATGTCGCCACCCTTCCGCAACAAGACGCACCAGGACAGCCTCTGGGCCGGGCTCGCCTCGGGCTCGCTCTCCTGCGTGGCGACGGATCACTGCGCTTTCACCACCGCGCAGAAGCGCTTCGGCGTCGGCGATTTCACCAAGATCCCCAATGGCACCGGCGGGCTGGAGGACCGGCTGCCGATGCTCTGGACGCAGGGCGTCGTCACCGGCCGGCTGACCCCGCAGGAATTCGTCGCGGTGACCTCGACCAACATCGCCAAGATCCTCAACATCTACCCGCGCAAGGGGGCGATCCTCGTCGGCGCCGATGCCGACATCGTCGTGCTCGATCCCAAGCGCGAGAAGGTGATCTCGGCCAAGGCGCAGCAGTCGGCCATCGACTACAACGTCTTCGAGGGCATGACGGTGAAGGGCCTGCCGCGCTTCGTGCTGAGCCGGGGCAAGGTCTCGGTGACCGAGGGCGCGATGAGCTCGCAGGAGGGCCACGGCCAGTTCGTCGCCCGCCCGCCCGCCGGGCCGGTGAGCCGCGCGCTCAGCTCGTGGAAGGAACTGACCGCGCCGCGGAAGGTCGAGCGCACGGGCATCCCGGCCTCCGGGGTGTGA
- a CDS encoding ABC transporter ATP-binding protein produces the protein MTQKAVAPAAGAMPAQTVISAEGLNLVYETNDGPVQALKDVDLKIGKGDFVSFIGPSGCGKTTFLRVMADLETPTSGTVLVNGVSPEAARKARAYGYVFQAAGLYPWRTIGGNIRLPLEIMGYPKAEQAERVKRVLDMVELSGFEKKYPWQLSGGMQQRASIARALAFDADILLMDEPFGALDEIVRDHLNQQLLELWARTEKTICFVTHSIPEAVYLSTRIVVMSPRPGRITDIIESPLPRERPLEIRDTPEFLEIAHRVREGLRAGHAYD, from the coding sequence ATGACACAGAAAGCGGTCGCCCCGGCGGCGGGTGCCATGCCGGCACAGACGGTGATCTCGGCCGAGGGGCTGAACCTCGTCTACGAGACGAACGACGGCCCGGTACAGGCGCTGAAGGACGTGGACCTGAAGATCGGCAAGGGCGACTTCGTCTCCTTCATCGGTCCCTCGGGCTGCGGCAAGACCACCTTCCTGCGGGTGATGGCCGACCTCGAGACGCCGACCTCCGGCACGGTGCTGGTCAACGGCGTGAGCCCCGAGGCGGCGCGCAAGGCACGCGCCTATGGCTACGTCTTCCAGGCGGCTGGCCTCTACCCCTGGCGCACCATCGGCGGCAACATCCGCCTGCCGCTCGAGATCATGGGCTATCCCAAGGCCGAGCAGGCCGAGCGGGTGAAGCGCGTGCTCGATATGGTCGAGCTTTCGGGCTTCGAGAAGAAATACCCCTGGCAGCTCTCGGGCGGCATGCAGCAGCGCGCCTCGATCGCTCGCGCGCTGGCCTTCGACGCCGACATCCTGCTGATGGACGAGCCCTTCGGGGCGCTCGACGAGATCGTGCGCGACCACCTCAACCAGCAGCTGCTCGAGCTCTGGGCGCGGACCGAGAAGACCATCTGCTTCGTCACCCACTCGATCCCCGAGGCGGTGTATCTCTCGACCCGGATCGTGGTCATGTCGCCGCGCCCGGGCCGGATCACCGACATCATCGAAAGCCCGCTGCCGAGGGAGCGCCCGCTGGAGATCCGCGACACGCCGGAATTCCTCGAGATCGCCCACCGCGTGCGCGAGGGGCTGCGGGCGGGGCACGCCTATGACTGA